In one Alnus glutinosa chromosome 14, dhAlnGlut1.1, whole genome shotgun sequence genomic region, the following are encoded:
- the LOC133857920 gene encoding cytokinin dehydrogenase 3-like — translation MAENFPIIAYFMVIIFIYISPLMSKQPPKLETNFLPPNLQNLSIAKTLRDDPDAIKLASSDYGNIVQEIPAAVLYPSSKNDIASLIKFAHSSSSPFNIAARGQGHSVRGQAMARNGVVVNMTSLEDRINGSGIVVSRSPSLGFYADVGGGQLWGDVLHATLERGLSPVSWTDYLYLTVGGTLSNAGIGGETFRFGPQISNVFEMDVITGTGDFVSCSPEKNMNLFHAVLGGFGQFGIITRARIALEPAPKRVKWVRMLYNDFTAFARDQEHLISINGRKQNNALDYLEGLLLMNQGSLGSPHDWRLSFFPSNDHSRILSIIKKYGIIYCLEVAKYYDDHTLESADEELQVLFKGLSFITGFTFEKDVSYVDFVNRTGKMEDDSKLTHPDGVGPTSHPWLNLFVPKSQISGFNSGVFKDIVLKRNITTGLVLFYPMNRNKWDDRMSAVIPDEDVFYTIGFLHSSGFDEWEAYDAQNKDILQFCYNAGIEVKQYLPNYKTKEEWKNHFGMKWRTFQERKALFDPKMILSPGQRIFNDN, via the exons atgGCTGAAAACTTTCCAATTATAGCATATTTCATggttataatatttatatatataagccctTTGATGTCAAAGCAGCCACCAAAGCTGGAGACAAATTTTCTCCCACCCAACCTTCAAAACCTTTCTATCGCAAAAACGCTTCGTGATGACCCTGATGCCATTAAATTAGCCTCTAGCGATTACGGCAATATTGTTCAAGAGATCCCGGCGGCTGTTCTTTACCCATCTTCCAAAAACGATATTGCAAGCTTGATAAAATTTGCGCACAGTAGCTCTTCTCCTTTTAATATAGCTGCTAGAGGCCAGGGCCATTCTGTTCGAGGACAGGCAATGGCTCGTAATGGGGTCGTGGTCAATATGACGTCTTTGGAAGATCGTATAAATGGGTCTGGAATAGTAGTCTCGAGAAGCCCTTCGTTGGGCTTCTATGCTGACGTGGGAGGTGGGCAGCTTTGGGGCGATGTGTTGCATGCAACACTAGAGCGTGGACTTTCACCGGTGTCGTGGACTGACTATTTGTACCTAACTGTTGGGGGCACGCTATCCAATGCCGGGATTGGTGGGGAAACCTTCCGTTTCGGTCCTCAGATCAGCAACGTGTTTGAAATGGATGTTATCACTG GAACGGGGGATTTTGTTTCTTGCTCCCCAGAAAAGAATATGAATCTCTTTCATGCAGTTCTTGGAGGTTTTGGCCAATTTGGGATTATAACGAGAGCGAGAATCGCCTTGGAGCCAGCACCAAAGAGG GTCAAATGGGTTCGAATGCTTTACAATGACTTCACTGCATTTGCTAGAGACCAAGAACATTTGATTTCAATCAATGGAAGGAAGCAAAACAATGCACTTGATTACCTGGAAGGTTTACTTCTCATGAATCAGGGTTCTCTGGGCTCTCCGCATGATTGGAGATTGTCCTTTTTTCCATCAAATGATCACTCCAGAATTCTctctataattaaaaaatatggaaTTATCTATTGTCTGGAAGTAGCCAAATATTATGATGATCACACTCTTGAGTCCGCGGACGAG GAACTTCAAGTTTTATTCAAAGGGTTGAGCTTTATCACAGGATTTACGTTTGAGAAAGACGTTTCATATGTAGATTTTGTTAATAGAACTGGAAAAATGGAAGATGACTCAAAGCTCACTCATCCTGACGGAGTCGGTCCTACGTCACATCCGTGGCTAAATCTCTTTGTACCAAAATCTCAAATCTCAGGTTTCAATTCTGGTGTTTTCAAGGATATTGTTCTGAAACGGAATATTACCACAGGACTTGTTCTTTTTTACCCCATGAACCGAAACAA GTGGGATGATAGGATGTCTGCGGTTATACCTGATGAAGATGTTTTCTACACCATAGGTTTTTTGCATTCAAGTGGGTTTGATGAGTGGGAAGCCTATGATGCACAAAACAAAGACATACTGCAGTTTTGTTATAATGCTGGTATTGAGGTTAAGCAGTATCTTCCTAATTACAAGACAAAGGAAGAGTGGAAAAATCATTTTGGCATGAAGTGGAGAACTTTTCAAGAGAGAAAAGCTTTGTTTGACCCGAAAATGATACTGTCACCAGGACAAAGAATTTTCAATgacaactaa
- the LOC133857906 gene encoding cytokinin dehydrogenase 3-like, which yields MAANFPSTPYLIVLFLIYISRLMPTLGNANPWTNLLPAKLQTLQIANRLRDDSDAIRLASSDYGNIVREIPAAVLYPSSMNDIASLIKFAHSSSSPFNIAARGQGHSVGGQAMARNGVVVDMTSLRNHRNGYGITVSWSPSMGFYADVGGEQLWVDVLHSTLEHGLAPVSWTDYLYMTVGGTLSNAGIGGQTFRYGPQISNVYEMDVITGKGDFVTCSADKNRELFYAVLGGLGQFGIIGRARIALEPAPKRVKWVRMLYNDFSAFAKDQEHLVSINGRKQKNALDYLEGLLLMHQGPPDSWRSSFFPLSDHSRIIYLVTKYGIIYCLEVAKFYDDRSINYVDKELQILFEGLSFIPGYSFEKDISYVDFLNRVRSGELKLQSQGLWDIPHPFLNLFVPKSQISDFNSGVFKDIVFNRNITTGPVLVYPMNRNKWDDRMSAVIPDEDVFYTIGFLHSSGFDDWEALDVQNKEILLFCNNAGIEVKQYLPKYYKTKEEWKNHFGKKWRAFQERKSQFDPKMILSPGQGIFNNN from the exons ATGGCTGCTAATTTTCCAAGTACACCATATCTCATAgtcctttttttaatatacataAGCCGTTTGATGCCAACCTTAGGAAATGCAAACCCATGGACGAATTTGCTGCCAGCCAAGCTTCAAACCCTCCAGATCGCAAATAGGCTCCGTGATGACTCTGATGCCATTAGATTAGCCTCTAGTGATTATGGCAATATTGTTCGAGAGATCCCAGCTGCCGTTCTCTATCCATCTTCCATGAATGATATTGCAAGCTTAATAAAGTTTGCGCACAGTAGTTCTTCTCCTTTTAATATAGCTGCCAGAGGCCAGGGCCATTCTGTTGGAGGACAGGCAATGGCTCGCAATGGGGTTGTCGTGGACATGACATCCTTGAGAAACCACAGAAATGGTTACGGAATCACTGTTTCCTGGAGCCCTTCAATGGGTTTTTATGCTGATGTTGGGGGCGAGCAGCTTTGGGTAGATGTCTTGCATTCCACGCTTGAACATGGACTTGCACCCGTCTCTTGGACCGACTATTTGTATATGACGGTCGGGGGGACGCTCTCTAATGCCGGGATTGGTGGGCAAACCTTCCGTTACGGTCCTCAGATCAGCAATGTGTACGAAATGGATGTTATCACTG GGAAAGGAGATTTTGTGACTTGCTCCGCAGATAAGAACAGGGAGCTTTTTTATGCGGTTCTTGGAGGTTTGGGCCAATTTGGGATTATTGGCAGAGCGAGAATTGCCCTAGAGCCAGCACCAAAGAGG gtCAAGTGGGTTCGAATGCTTTATAATGACTTCTCTGCATTTGCCAAAGACCAAGAGCATTTGGTTTCAATTAATGGAAGGAAGCAAAAGAATGCACTTGATTACTTGGAAGGTTTACTTCTCATGCACCAGGGTCCTCCGGATAGTTGGAGATCATCCTTTTTTCCATTATCCGATCACTCCAGAATTATTTACCTTGTAACCAAATATGGAATCATCTACTGTCTAGAAGTAGCCAAATTTTATGATGATCGCAGTATTAATTATGTGGACAAG gaactccaaattttgtttgaaGGCTTGAGCTTTATCCCGGGATATTCATTTGAAAAAGATATCTCATATGTCGATTTTCTTAATAGAGTTCGAAGTGGAGAGCTAAAGCTTCAGTCACAAGGACTGTGGGATATTCCTCATCCATTTTTGAATCTCTTTGTACCAAAATCTCAAATCTCAGATTTCAATTCCGGTGTTTTCAAGGATATTGTATTTAACCGGAACATTACGACAGGACCTGTCCTTGTTTACCCCATGAACCGCAACAAGTGGGACGATAGGATGTCTGCGGTTATACCTGATGAAGATGTTTTCTACACCATAGGGTTTTTGCATTCAAGTGGGTTTGATGACTGGGAAGCCCTTGATGTACAAAACAAAGAGATACTGTTGTTTTGTAATAATGCTGGTATTGAGGTTAAGCAATATCTTCCCAAATATTACAAGACAAAGGAAGAATGGAAAAaccattttggaaagaaatggagagcttttcaagagagaaaatctcAGTTTGATCCGAAAATGATACTATCACCTGGACAGGGAATTTTCAATAACAATTAG